The following are encoded in a window of Nitrospirota bacterium genomic DNA:
- a CDS encoding DEAD/DEAH box helicase, with product MSFSKLQLIEPILKAIKLCGYTTPTPIQEQAIPKALAGQDLIATAQTGTGKTAAFVMPALQLLSVPSKSTGRSKGPRVLVLTPTRELANQVTAAVSTYGKFMRIRSGVILGGMPYFEQQRLLSQPVDIIVATPGRLMDHMERGRIDFSRLELLILDEADRMLDMGFSEAVDTIAAATPESRQTLMFTATMDNTMAKLAQRLLKNPIRVEIVGKKTTLETIEQRLHAADDMQHKNRLLKHLISDTGMTRAIIFSGTKRNADQLANELHAQGHSAAALHGDMSQNARNRTIMNMKRGKIRLLVATDVAARGLDVIGITHIINYDLPKNAEDYVHRIGRTGRAGATGIAISFASSREVDSLRSIERYIGQSIPQMVIAGLEPARPLRRSSSGSSSPAPSSGKRWQGASAGKRYGQNAAPRTPFGSKPARRSDSDGRFSRDERKSVKQDGGKFGDFRKSKFSSQSRWA from the coding sequence ATGTCTTTTTCAAAATTGCAGCTCATCGAACCGATCCTCAAAGCAATAAAACTGTGCGGCTACACCACGCCCACGCCCATCCAGGAGCAGGCCATTCCCAAGGCCCTGGCAGGTCAGGACCTGATCGCCACGGCCCAGACCGGGACCGGCAAGACCGCGGCCTTCGTAATGCCCGCGCTCCAGCTTCTCAGCGTGCCTTCAAAGTCCACGGGAAGGTCCAAAGGCCCCCGCGTGCTCGTGCTGACGCCCACGCGCGAACTGGCCAACCAGGTGACCGCTGCCGTGAGCACGTATGGTAAATTCATGCGCATCCGGAGCGGTGTGATCCTCGGCGGCATGCCCTACTTCGAACAGCAGAGGCTGTTATCGCAGCCCGTGGACATCATCGTCGCCACTCCCGGACGTCTCATGGACCATATGGAACGGGGACGCATTGACTTTTCCCGCCTTGAGCTTCTGATCCTTGACGAAGCCGACCGCATGCTCGATATGGGTTTCAGCGAGGCAGTGGACACCATCGCCGCGGCCACGCCGGAATCACGCCAGACGCTCATGTTCACGGCCACCATGGATAACACCATGGCAAAGCTGGCCCAGCGCCTGCTCAAAAACCCGATACGGGTCGAGATCGTTGGGAAGAAAACCACGCTTGAAACGATCGAACAGCGTCTTCACGCGGCCGACGATATGCAGCATAAGAACCGCCTGCTCAAACACCTGATCTCCGACACCGGCATGACCAGGGCTATCATTTTTTCCGGCACCAAACGGAACGCCGATCAGCTGGCGAACGAACTGCACGCCCAGGGCCATTCAGCCGCGGCGCTGCACGGCGACATGAGCCAGAACGCCCGCAACCGCACCATCATGAACATGAAGCGCGGAAAGATCCGGCTGCTTGTGGCAACGGACGTTGCCGCGCGCGGGCTCGACGTCATCGGCATCACCCATATCATCAATTACGACCTTCCTAAGAACGCCGAGGATTACGTGCACCGCATCGGCCGCACCGGGCGGGCAGGAGCAACGGGCATCGCCATCTCCTTTGCTTCGTCCCGGGAAGTAGACTCACTGCGCAGCATCGAACGCTACATCGGACAAAGCATCCCGCAGATGGTTATCGCGGGACTGGAGCCGGCGCGCCCCTTGCGCCGCTCGAGCAGTGGAAGCAGCAGCCCGGCGCCGTCATCGGGAAAACGCTGGCAGGGCGCCTCAGCAGGAAAACGATACGGGCAGAACGCCGCACCGAGAACCCCTTTCGGTTCGAAACCTGCTCGTCGGTCGGATTCTGATGGAAGATTCTCCAGGGACGAGAGGAAGAGCGTAAAGCAGGATGGCGGAAAAT